The following DNA comes from Oscillospiraceae bacterium.
AGTTTAAAACAGAAATATTTGATTTGTTATTATTATACGCTGCCTTTTTGTTTTGTCAACTAGTTTTTTGTATATTTTCCTATTTTATTTTTGTTTCCGGCAGAAATACCAGAATGTTTTTCCCGCCAGCCTCCTTATCTTTTCTCTGCAGGCGCCTGCCCTGCCAAAGCAAAGCACAGGCGAAAAAAGCGCGCTCATAAGTTCGCATATTCCTTTGATACACGAATCATAAAGGATTTTTTCGGTATGAAAGGGCCATAAATGGCCCTCAGCTTTATTTTATCGAATATATGTTCGTAAAAGCCTTGTATCGCCCGCTTCTGTTTTGTAAGATGGAAAGCAGAGGGATTCCGCTGCACAAAAGAAAGCGAGTGGTAACAAATGGATTACTGGAAATGGGGACAGGAATACTTAAACGAGGCAGCTGTGCTGAAAAAGCACCTGACACCCGTGCGCCGGCAGCTGAAACAGTGCGGGCTAAGCATTGACCAGAGCCGCGAACTTGCCCTGCGCGAAAGCATGCTGTACCAAATGTACTTAGAGCTGAGCGCAACTGGGCATTACCTGCAGAGGTGCGGCCGATGAAACACAAAAAGCTGAGCTACGACCTGCTGCCGCAGGGGCTGTGTGCACAGCCGCCCGCCGACCAACCCGACAGCCGCTACGAGGCCATGCGCCGCGCGCTGCACCTTGCGATTCAGCAGGAGCTGACCCCCCGCCAGCGTTTCTGTATAGAGCACCGTCTTTCCGGGGAAAAGGTGCAGGATATTGCAGCCGAACTGGGCCTTGCGCCCTCAACGGTAAGTATGCACCTAAAGCGCGCTTCGCGCCGGCTGCGGCACACGCTGCAGTACAGCCGGCAGTTTTTAGAAACACGCTGAACTCTTTCTTTTGTCTTTCATAGGAATACAAAAGGCTCTCTTTCCGCTGCCTGCAGAAAGAGAGCCTTTTTCTATACGGCCATTTAAGTACGCTGAAAATTTTCCAGTACACGGGCCGCCAAAGAGTCATCCACACGCACAAAGTCATTGCCCTGTACGCCGCCGCACTCTTCGCTTATTTCCATTGCTTTTTCATATGTAGCAAAGCGGGTCGCTTTTTTAACCGGGTTTTCCTCTCCCTCTAAGAAGAAAAGGAAGCCCATGCGGTCGGTCTCCTGACTAGCAAAGCAGAAACAGCCTGTCTCGACCGCTTTGCCCTGGCGCTCCTCTACAATCCCGGCAAGGCCGGCCTTTACCAGCTCTACACCGACATCGTTGAGCCCCGCCTCAAAAATCAGGATTTTTTCTTTGAGTTCCATCGGTGACGAAACCTCGCGCTTTGTAATGCCGTCAAGCTGCGGAAAGCGTTTGTCCACTTCCACTGTTTTCAGGTCTTTCCCGCTGCCCTCTGGCACCAGGTAGATCATAAATTTCTTTTCCTTGTCATGGTACAGGCAGGGATAAACCAGCTCTGCCTGATAGCCGCAGTGCGGGCACTGCCAATCAAACAGCGTTTCATCCAGCACCTTTTGCCGCAAAACCGGCTCGGTATCCGCGCTGATTCCCGTCCACATCTTTGTGCGCACCGGCTTGCCGCACTGCGGGCAGCACACATCTTTGTTTACCTGCGTAGACATAAAAGAAAAACACCCCCGTGTTCATTCGCACTTTATTTGCTTATTATAACACATTTCCCGTGAAATGCCTACAAAAAACCCGTTTCCCACAGCTTTTTTTCCGGCTGTACAAAAGGCCGGCGCTTCTGCTTTTTTTACTGTTCAAAAAGCAGAAAGTGCAGTATAATAGTTTTACAGAGAAAGCACAGCCCGCAAACTGTGTGTCTTTTTTAACTTTGAAACAGAAACCGCAGTATCAAAATATGAATTCTGATACTCTGTTAGTACTGCCGCGCCTTATTTTCCGCAGGCGTCCCTGCCTGTGCAGCATGGAGGAATGAATGATGGGAATAATCAATGATTTGGGAAAACAGCTTTCCGATACTTTCGGTGACCTGCTGGAAAAGAACCGCCGCGCTGCCGCTATCAGCCGCCTGCGCGTTGTCATCCAAAACGAGCGCGATGAAAACGCGCGCGCTTATGTTGCGCTGGGCAAATACTACTACGACCACATGCGCGGCCAGGGCAGCACCGAGGCCGAGGCCCTGTGCGACTCTATCGATGAATGCGACCGGCGGCTGAAAAACGCCTTTAAGCGCATGGAAGAAATCCGTGAAGAAACCGACGGCACCGACGAGGCAAGCCCCTGCACAGAGTGCAGCAGCGACTGCAGCACCTGCCAGTACAACCAGGAGGACGAACCCGAAAGCCCGGCCGCTGCAGAGCCACAGCCGAAAGAAGCCCCCTCAGAGGCAGCCCCGTACGACCCCTATGACACCACGCCCTCGCCCATTGCCCACGACCCGGACAATATTGAAATCGATGATATGCCGCCCAAAAGCACCCCCATTACCAGCGCCGATATCCCGCCTGCGGCGCCGGCCGTCAGCCCGGCCGTGACCCCGGCCGATGAAGAGGCCGCACCAGAGGAGCCGGAAGCGTGAAGGGAAAAGTACTGGTCGGCATGAGCGGCGGCGTTGACAGCAGCGTCGCCGCCCTTCTGCTGCAGCGACAGGGCTGGGAAGTGGTCGGCTGTACGCTGCGCCTGCACCTGGATGACCCCGCCTTTCCCCCGCGCGAGGGCGGCTGCTGTTCTTTTAAAGATGTACAGGACGCGCGGCGTGTCTGCTACGCTTTGGGAATTGACCATTTTGTATTTAATTTTACAGAATTATTTTCAGAAAAAGTGATCGACAACTTTGTTTCCGAGTACGGCGCAGGCCATACGCCAAACCCCTGCATTCGCTGCAACCGGTGGCTCAAGTTCGGCGCTATGCTGCAGCGTGCGCAGGCCCTGGGCTGTGACGCCATTGCCACCGGGCACTACGCCAGTGTACAAAAGGGCGAAAACGGCCGCTGGCAGCTTTTGGCTTCCCCCACCGGCAAAGACCAAAGCTATGTGCTCTACAGCCTGACACAGCAGCAGCTTGCCCATACACAGCTGCCTTTAGCCAGCCTGCCCAAACCAGAGGTGCGCCGCTTGGCAGAGGAAGCGGGCCTGCCCGTGGCCCACAAACCCGACAGCCAGGAAATCTGCTTTGTGCCCGACAACGACTACGCCGGTTTTCTCTGCCGCCACTGTGGGCATGACAGCGCCCCCGGTGATATTGTTGACCAAAGCGGCAAAGTGCTTGGCCACCATCGCGGGCTGACACACTACACCGTGGGCCAGCGCAAAGGGCTTGGCATCGCCTTTGGCCAGCCGATGTATATCACAAAGCTCGACGCCGCCCAGAACCGCGTGGTCCTGGGACCGGAGGGCAGCCAGTACAGCCGTTCCCTTTTGGCAGACGAAATGAACTGGGTCTCGATTCCCGCGCCGCAGGCTCCCCTGCGCGTACAGGCGAAAATCCGCTACCAGGCAAAGCCCGCGCCCGCGCTGGCTTCTCCCCGGCTAAACGGCAGCTTTCTCTTGACCTTTGACACGCCGCAGCGCGCCATTGCGCCCGGCCAAGCCGCTGTGCTGTACGACGGCCCGCTGCTCTTAGGCGGCGGCGTTATTCAGCAGAGTTTTTCAGAACTGCCGCCTGCTGATTTCTAATTGTAAATCTTTCCCCCATGCAGTGATTTTTCTGCACGGGGGTTCTTTTTATATCCCGTCATTATCAATAAAAAGTGTAACACTTGTGGCACTTTACGCTGCTGTATGGTATAATAAAAACTTCTAAAAAGGATACTAAAACGGATAAGCGCACATTTTCTTTTCTGTGTGAGGTGATTTTTTTGCCAAGCCTTTTGTTGGAAATTCAAGAGACCGTCAAAGAGTACGTCGATATCATGGCTAAAATCTCGCAGGTTGACGTAGAGGTGGTGGATGCCTCTCTCTTTCGTGTAGCCGGTACGGGGATGTTTCAGCAGCATATTAACCAAGACATGTCTGATGAGGGGTACACCTATCAGCATGTGCTGCGCACAGGTAGCCTGCAGGTCATCTATTCGCCCGGGGACTCCCCTATCTGTCAACACTGCCCCCGCTGCAGCAACTGCGACGAAGAAATTGAAATTGCCATGCCGATTCCCGCGCAGGGCACTACCATCGGCGTAATCGGCCTTGTCGGCTCCAGTATCCAGCAGCGCACCCGTATTTTGCGGGACAAAAAAATGTATCTGGGTCTGATTGAGCAGATTGCCAGTTTCATTTCTGCCAAAGCCATGGAGGTTCTCGACCAAAAGAAAAAGGAATCCATGCTCTCTGCACTTTCCTGTACCATCAGCCACATGGAGCAGGGAATTCTCATTTTAGGCCGAAACCATACGGTTACGCTTTCAAATCAGGCTGCCCGGGAACAGCTGCGTATAGAGGCACTGGACAGCCTGCCCGTTTCCCTGATACAAACCGGCGACCGGCTAAACAACCAAAATGAATACCTGCTTTCTATCGGCACAGAAACGGTGCATATCCTGGGGGAACGCTATTACCCCGCGCAAGCCGACGACAGGTATTGTGAGGTGCTGGTCTTTACCTGTAGCAGGGATCTGCACAAAAAAATGTATACCCTGACGGCTTCTGTCAACACAAGCACGCTGGTAGGCTCTAGTGCAGCAACCAATGCCCTGCGGGCCGAAATTCAAAAGGTTGCCAACAGCACCTCAACCGTGCTGCTGACCGGGGAAATGGGGGTTGGCAAAGAAGTGGCCGCCACCGAGATCTGGCGTACCGGAAACCGCAGCCAGCATCAGTTTGTCTCCCTAAACTGTGCCACTGTTCCTGAAAACCTAATAGAAGCCGACTTGTTCGGGTATGTAAAGGGTGCTTTTCCCGCCGCAAGTCCCGACGGCCGGGTCGGCAAATTTGAGCTGGCCAACCACGGTGTCATTTTTCTCAATGAAATCGGCGACATGCCGCTTTACCTGCAAACAAAGCTGCTGCGGGTTCTGCAAGACCGGCGGATTGTCCGCATTGGCTCAAACCAGCTTATCCCCATTGATGTACGTGTCATTGCCGCCGCCAACAAAGATTTAAAAGAAATGATTGCAGACGGAAAATTTCGGGAAGATTTGTATTATCGGCTGAATGTTATCCCCATACACCTTCTGCCGCTGCGCCGCCGCCTAAAAGACATCCCGGACCTTGCTAATCTGTTTGCCAGCCGTTATTCCTCTCTGTTTGACAAGCCCCGATGCCGCATTTCGCCGGACTGCATGAAGGTTTTGCTGCACCACCCCTGGTACGGAAATGTACGCGAACTGGAAAACACCGTGGAATTCATGGTAAATATGAGCGATGAAGAAGGCATACTGGGGATTAACACTCTGCCGCGCGATTTCTTTGCCGACAATTCGCCCGCCGGCAAGCAGTCTGTCCTTGCGACCGCACCAGAGCCCGCGGACGGAGAAATTATTCCGCTGGCAGAGCTGGAGCGGCAGGCAGTTACACACGCACTGGAGCTTTGCGGTTCCTCTACACAGGGAAAACGGGAAGCCGCCCGGCGGCTGGGCATCAGCCTGGCCACCCTTTACCGCAAAGCAGATGAATTCTCACTTTAAGAAATTTGTCGATTCTCTTTTTGAGAAGCGCTCTCATTTTAAGAATCTTTCTGTTTCCTTTTTCTCTTCCGCCACAGCAGCTGTGCTTGGCTTTCGGCATAAAAATGCCGTAAAGCCCGGCGCAGCTTTTGTTTTGTAATTTTTTTTACATCATTCTTTGCTTTTACCGGATTATTGTGCTATTTTTATTAAATTTTTTCTATTTTTATTACAAAACTAGTACATTCTTTAATTGCGAACCTCTCTTGACTCTCTCGGGTTTCCTTGTTATCTTGCTATTGAACTTACACAATCTGTGCCGGCAAGGCACCGGAAAGGATGCGAAAAGTGTGAGCAAAGAAACCTTTCAGATCGTCTCATTCCCGCGGAAAGCGGAAATGCCTGCCGAAATACGCCTCTTTCAATTACAGGAGGCCGAGGCTACCCGCGCATTTCACGCTAGTTTTCCGGTTTACCGGGAAACCCCGCTGGTCGAGCGCAGACAGACCGCAGAAGCCCTAGGGCTTGGCACCGTATACGTAAAGGATGAGTCTTTCCGTTTCGGGTTAAATGCCTTTAAAGTACTGGGCGGCAGTTTTGCCATTGGCAACTGCATCGCTCGCCGGCTGGGGGTGCATATCCGCGACCTGCCCTACCCGGCCATGGTCTCTACGGAAACCCGCGAAAAGCTGGGCAGCCTTACCTTTGTCACTGCCACTGATGGCAACCACGGCCGCGGCGTCGCCTGGACTGCCCGTCAGCTGCACCAGCACGCGGTTGTCTATATGCCAAAAGGCAGCTCTCCTGAGCGGCTGGCCAATATCCGCGCGGAGGGAGCAGATGCTACAATTACCGACCTTAACTATGACGATGCGGTGCGCCTGGCAAAGCGCCAGGCCGAGGAACACGGCTGGATTATGGTACAGGACACCGCGTGGCCGGGCTATGAGGATATCCCCGCCTGGATTATGCAGGGCTACGGCACCATGGGGTACGAGGCCTGGAAACAGCTACCGCAAAAGCCCACCCATATCTTCCTGCAGGCTGGGGTAGGCTCCATGGCGGGTGCCATCACCGGATTTTTTACCGCTCTGTATGGGAAAGACCGGCCCATTATCACCATTGTAGAGCCGAACCGTGCCAACTGCCTTTTCCGTACCGCGCAGGCAGACGACGGCAAACTTCATTTCGTTTCCGGAGACATGAATACCATTATGGCGGGACTTGCCTGCGGCGAACCGTGTACAATCGGCTGGAATGTTCTGCACGCCTGCGCGGATCATTTTATCTCTTGCCCCGATTACACCGCCGCCAAAGGAATGCGCATTTTGGGCTGCCCCTTCCCGGGAGAAACACCCGTTGTTTCCGGCGAAAGCGGTGCTGCCGGGTTTGGCTGCCTTGCTGAGATGATGACCAACCCCGTACTGCAGCCGCTGCGGGATGCGCTACAGCTAAACCGTACCTCACGCGTACTGTGTTTCAGTACAGAAGGGGATACCGATCGTGCAAATTACCGGGCAGTCACCTGGGATGGCCGCTACCCAAGCGGACCAGAGGACCGCACTGTTACCATTCAAAATAAGGAGGACACCTAACATGTTGAATCAAGAAAGAAAGCAGCAGGTGATCGACCTATGCCGCGGCCTGATCCAAAAGCAGAGCTACTCCGGCCATGAGGACGGCGTTGCACAGGTCCTGCGCGAAAACATGCAGCGCATGGGTTTTGATTCTGTAACCACAGACCAGTACGGCAACTTGATCGGCTGCATCAAAGGCAAGCGGCCAGGCAAAAAAATCCTTTTCGACGGGCATATGGATACCGTGCCTGTCACCAACCCCGCCGAGTGGCCCTTTCCGCCCTACGCAGCAGAGATTCACGGCGGCAGAATATATGGCCGCGGCACCAGTGATATGAAAGGTGCACTGGCCGCCATGACCTGTGCAGCAGCAAATTTTGCCGAGGACTGCGGCAGGGACTTTGCGGGTGAGCTGTATGTGGCCGGTGTTGTACATGAAGAATGCTTTGAAGGCGTCGCTGCCAGAGCCATCAGCGCCGCTGTGCACCCGGATTATGTGGTGATTGGCGAAGCCTCTCAGCTGAATCTGAAAATTGGCCAGCGCGGCCGGGCAGAAATTGTGGTGGAAACATTCGGTAAGCCCTGCCACAGTGCAAACCCGGAAAAGGGAATTAACGCCGTGTACAAAATGTGCCGTGTTATTGAAGCCATCCGTACACTTGCCCCGCCCCATCACCCTGTCCTCGGTCCTGGCATTCTAGAACTCACCGATGTCAAGAGTTCGCCTTATCCCGGTGCTTCTGTTGTACCAGAATACTGCCGCGCAACTTATGACCGCAGGCTTTTGGTCGGGGAAACCAAAGAAAGCGTACTTGCGCCCATTGAGGCACTGCTTGACCAGATGATGACCGAAGACCCGCAGCTGAAAGCAAAAGTCAGCTATGCTGTCGGACAGGAAACCTGCTACACCGGCAACAAAATCAGCGGAGAGCGCTTTTTCCCCGGTTGGCTTTACGATGAAAACGAGCCCTTTGTCCAAGCAGCCTATGCGCAGCTAAAAAATATGGGCTATACACCCAGCATTACACAGTACAACTTCTGCACCAATGGCAGCCACTATGCGGGTGAGGCCGGCATTCCTACCCTGGGCCTTGGTCCCTCGCAGGAAAACCTGGCACACACAATGGGCGAATATATTGAGATAGACCAGCTTACAAAGGTTGCGGACTGCTACTACGGCCTGTTGAAAGCCTGGACTAAATGATAAAATTCAAACGTCCCGCAAATCAACCCATTCTATTAAAAAAGGAGCGTTATTCATGTATGATCTGATTCTCAAAAACGGTCTGGTTGTCTCTCCCTCTTCCACAGTTGCCTGTGATGTAGCCATTCAAGACGGCAAAATTGCCGCTCTGGGCAGCTTTTGCCAAAGCGAGGCAAAACGGGTAATTGACGCCGGCGGCAAATATCTGCTGCCCGGCGGCGTGGAAGCACATATGCACTGCCAGGCACCCTTTCAGGGCTGCTTGGGCGCAAATACCTTTTACCAGCAGAGCGTTTCCGCTGCTTTCGGCGGGGTAACCACCTTTATGGATTTCGCTAATATGAGCCGCGGCCTGTCCCCCTACAAACAGGTACTGGCCCGTGTGGAAGAGATGAGCGAATCCGCCATCGACTACAGCGCACACGGCAAGTTTGTGGAATCTACCCCCGAAGCGCTGGCCGATATCGACAAAATGGCCGCGGACGGCTTCCCCACTTTCAAAATGTTCATGACCTATAAAAAAGAAGGGGTCATGAGTGACGACGAAACCATGCTGAAAGTTTTTGAAAAGGCAAAGAACGTGGGCGGCCTGCCTATGGTGCACTGCGAAAGCAACGCCATTGCAGAGGCAAATATTGAAAAGTGCCGTGAAAAAGGCGACCTAAGCTGGGTAAACTTTGCAAAATGTAAACCGGTACTGTGTGAAGACGAAGCTTTTGACCGCGCGGTCAACTTTGCCCGCTATGTGGGCAACGGCCTGATTGTGGTGCATACCACCAATGGCCGGGCACTCGATACTGCCCGCCGGGCCCATGCCGAGGATATTCCGCTGTATGTGGAGACAGGCCCCCATTATCTTACGTTGTTTGATGACCTGTATAAGGGCGAAAACGGCCATCTGGCCATCTGCTCGCCGCCGCTGCGCACACCTAAAGAAGCCGCGGAGCTTTGGAAAGGCCTGGAAGACGGCACGATTCTGCTCACCGGCTCAGATGACTGCACCTATGACGTAGATGAAAAATCTATGTTCCTGGAGAAAAAGCCCGACGGCACCTGGAAACAGGACTTTACCAAGGTTGTCAACGGCATGAGCGGCCTTGAAATCCGTCTTCCTATTCTGCTTTCCGAGGGTGTTTCCAAAGGCCGCATTACCATTAACAAAGTATGCGCGCTTACCAGCACCAACATTGCCAAGGTGTACGGCTGCTATCCTCAAAAGGGCATTATCGCCCCCGGCTCTGACGCTGACATTGTCATGGTGGATATGGAAAAAGAAGTGACCCTGAGCAAGGACGTGCTGCATAACAACATCAGCTACTGCCTGCACGATGGATTCCATGTAAAAGGCTACCCGGTCATGACGATTTCTCACGGCAACGTGATTGTGGAAGAGAACAGCTTTAAGGGTCAAAAAGGCGCCGGCAAGCGCGTTCGCCGGAAAATCGACCCCAAGTATCTGGCGCACTACAATCTGGATTGATCCGCGAAAATGGGAGGAAACTATATGGACAACAAAAATGATGCCCTGCGCAGCAGTGAATTGCTGCCCACCAAGGAATCTGAGCGTACTATGTCGCTGGCCGACTACATCATGCTATGGGCCGGCATGACCATCAATATTGTCGCGTTCAGTCTCGGCTCACAGTATTACAACAAAGGCCACGGCCTTTCCCCCTGGACAATGGTCCTGGTTATGCTGATCGGCTACGGTATTGTAACTGCCTTTACGGCCATGGTGGGCGACATCGGCACCAAGTACGGCGTACCCTTTGCCGCCTACATTCGTGCTCCCTTTGGTTACAAAGGTTCTTATGTGGCAGGCCTTATTCGTGCAATTCCCGGCCTTTACTGGTTTGGCTTTCTCACCTGGGTTGGAGCCAACGCCATCAATCACATCATTGGCATTCTGTTTCCCGGTGTAGGCAACCTGACCCTGATCATTATTCTCTTTGCGGCCGTACAAATTTTGAATACCATGTATGGTCTGAAAGCCATGGCCAAGTTTGACTGGATTGCTATTCCTTGTCTTGCTATCCTGTTCGGTGCCATTCTGCTGACTACTCTAAGCAAATACCATATCACCATTCCAGACATCATGGCTACCCAGACTGAGGGCGGATATTCCTTTGCCTATGCAGTAGCCGGCATTGCCGGCGGCTGGATTACCATGGCTCTAAACGGCAGCGACCTCTCCCGCCAAATTAAACACGTAAACGGATATGAGAAAAAGGGATTTTTTGCCCGCAACAAGCGCGCCATTATTGGCCAAATCATCGGCCTGATGTGTGTAGGCGTTATCACTATGCTGATTGGCGCGGCCTCTGGCATTGCCACTGGATACTGGGACCTGAACGATGTCATTCCCGATCTTTTTACCAACAAAGTGGCTCTGATTCTCTGCTTTATTGTTGTTGTCTTTGCTCAGTGGTCCACTAATACGGCAGCCAACCTGCTGCCGCCCTCCCTGGTCCTGCTAAACGTCTTCCCCAAACTGAAATACTGGATGAGCACAGCAATCTGCGGCACAGTGGCCATTTGCATGATGCCCTGGAAGCTGGAAAGCCAGGGCGGGTTCCTGGTCATGGTGCAGAACTGGATTTCTCAGATGCTGGGGCCGATCATCGGTATTCTGCTGGTAGATTATTTTATTATCCGCAAGACTAAGGTCAACGTAAAAGATTTGTACACTGTCGGCGGCCAGTATCAATATACCAACGGCTTTAACTTCAGCGCCATTATCTCTTTGGTTCTTTCCTTCCTAGTCGGCCTGCTCTGCGGCAGCTACGCCTTTTTTGCCGGGCTTGCATGCAGCGCTGTGCTGTACACGGTGCTGATGAAGTGCTTTACGCTGAAAAAGTACGACCAGCATATTGGGCAAGAGGTTCCTTTTGATCCCGAAAAGGACTGACTCCCTTTAAAGAGCCCCCTCTGTGCAGCCCATTTCTTTAGCCGCTGCTGCTATTGACCGTAAACATGGCAGCAAGGCTTGCACCGGATATATCCGTTGATGCTGACGAACGATCCGCATGATAAAATTCTATACAAATGAGGTGTATCATGAAAATACTGATTCAAAACGGTACGATTGTTGACGGTACCGGCAAACCCGGGTACAAAGCTGACCTGTTGATACAAGGTGGAAAAATTGCAGCGATTGGCAGCCTTTCGCCTGAAAATGCAGAAAAAGTAATTGATGCTGCCGGGCTGGTGGTCGCCCCCGGATTTATCGATACCCACAGCCACAGCGACCTACAGGTGCTGGTGCACCCGGAAGTAAAGCCGAAAGTCATGCAGGGAATAACGACTGAGGTCTTGGGACAGGACGGCATTTCTATGGCGCCGCTGCCCGAACAGTATATTGGCCCCTGGCGTAAAAATCTGGCTGGCCTGGATGGAGACAGCGACGACATCGACTGGCACTATAAAAACACCGCCGGCTACCTGAAAATGATTGAGGCCGCCCGCCCCGGCTTAAACGAATGCTACTTAGTGCCCCACGGCAATATCCGCATGGAGGCCATGGGCCTGGAAAACCGCCAGCCGAATGAAGACGAATTAGCTGCCATGTGCCGCATTACCCGCCGGGAAATGGAGGCCGGCGCGGTGGGCCTTTCCACTGGACTCATCTATATGCCCTGTGCATACTCTCAGGTCAGAGAAATTATTGAAATGTGCAAAGTCGTCGCGGAATACGATGGTATCTTTGTCATTCATCAGCGCAGCGAAGCAGACTCAATTCTGGATTCTATGAAAGAAGTAATCAAAATTGGCCGCGAATCCGGCGTAAAAATTCACTATTCTCATTTCAAAGTCTGCGGTAAAAAGAACTGGGACAAAATAGACCAGGTCATTGCTCTGCTGGAGGAAGCAGAGGCCGAGGGTATCCGTGTCAGTTTTGACCAGTATCCCTATGTAGCCGGCAGCACCATGCTGGGGGTCATTCTGCCGCCGTGGGTTCACGACGGCGGCACCGACAAAGTGCTGGAGCGCCTGGCCGACCCCACCCTGCGCAAAAAGATGGTTTACGATATTGAGCATGGCATTCCCGGCTGGGACAACTTTGTTGAATTCGCCGGACTGGATCAGATTTTTGTTACCAGTGTCAAACACGCTAAAAACGAAGACGCTGTAGGCCTCAGCCTGACTCAGCTGGGCAAGCTGCGCGGCAAAGACCCCTATGACGCCACCTTTGACCTTCTCCTGGAAGAGGAAAATGCGGTCGGCATGGTCGATTTTTACGGAACAGAAGAGCACGTGCAGCGCTTTATGAAGCGCCCGGAAATGAATGCCTGCACCGACGGCCTTTTGGGCGGAAAACCGCACCCCCGCGTATACGGCGCGTTTCCACGCATCTTAGGTAAATATGTGCGCGAAGACAAGGCCCTGACGCTGGAAGAAGCCATCTATAAAATGACCAAAAAGCCCGCCTCTACTTTCAATATTGTCGGCCGCGGGGAAGTAAAAGAGGGCAACTGGGCAGATCTCACCCTTTTCAATCCCAATACGGTCATAGACAAAGGCACCTTTACTGATCCGGCACAGTACCCGGAAGGCATTGCGTATGTTTTGATAAACGGCGAGCTCACCGTTTCCGATGCAAAGCATACCGGCGACCGCTCCGGTGTGGTTCTGCGCAAACAGGGAACGGAAGTCCGCGTTTAATTCGACTACAAAAGGAGCATTTTTATGAAAGAGATTCGGACAAGCAAGGCCCCCGGCGCTATCGGGCCATATTCTCAGGCTTTTGTCAGCGGCGGCCTGCTGTACGCCTCCGGTCAAATCCCCGTTGACCCGGCCACTGGCAGCGTGCCGCAGGGCATCGCCGCCCAAGCTGAGCAAAGCTGCCGCAATGTGGGCGCCCTGCTGG
Coding sequences within:
- a CDS encoding LuxR C-terminal-related transcriptional regulator → MKHKKLSYDLLPQGLCAQPPADQPDSRYEAMRRALHLAIQQELTPRQRFCIEHRLSGEKVQDIAAELGLAPSTVSMHLKRASRRLRHTLQYSRQFLETR
- a CDS encoding CpXC domain-containing protein; amino-acid sequence: MSTQVNKDVCCPQCGKPVRTKMWTGISADTEPVLRQKVLDETLFDWQCPHCGYQAELVYPCLYHDKEKKFMIYLVPEGSGKDLKTVEVDKRFPQLDGITKREVSSPMELKEKILIFEAGLNDVGVELVKAGLAGIVEERQGKAVETGCFCFASQETDRMGFLFFLEGEENPVKKATRFATYEKAMEISEECGGVQGNDFVRVDDSLAARVLENFQRT
- the mnmA gene encoding tRNA 2-thiouridine(34) synthase MnmA: MSGGVDSSVAALLLQRQGWEVVGCTLRLHLDDPAFPPREGGCCSFKDVQDARRVCYALGIDHFVFNFTELFSEKVIDNFVSEYGAGHTPNPCIRCNRWLKFGAMLQRAQALGCDAIATGHYASVQKGENGRWQLLASPTGKDQSYVLYSLTQQQLAHTQLPLASLPKPEVRRLAEEAGLPVAHKPDSQEICFVPDNDYAGFLCRHCGHDSAPGDIVDQSGKVLGHHRGLTHYTVGQRKGLGIAFGQPMYITKLDAAQNRVVLGPEGSQYSRSLLADEMNWVSIPAPQAPLRVQAKIRYQAKPAPALASPRLNGSFLLTFDTPQRAIAPGQAAVLYDGPLLLGGGVIQQSFSELPPADF
- a CDS encoding sigma-54 dependent transcriptional regulator, coding for MPSLLLEIQETVKEYVDIMAKISQVDVEVVDASLFRVAGTGMFQQHINQDMSDEGYTYQHVLRTGSLQVIYSPGDSPICQHCPRCSNCDEEIEIAMPIPAQGTTIGVIGLVGSSIQQRTRILRDKKMYLGLIEQIASFISAKAMEVLDQKKKESMLSALSCTISHMEQGILILGRNHTVTLSNQAAREQLRIEALDSLPVSLIQTGDRLNNQNEYLLSIGTETVHILGERYYPAQADDRYCEVLVFTCSRDLHKKMYTLTASVNTSTLVGSSAATNALRAEIQKVANSTSTVLLTGEMGVGKEVAATEIWRTGNRSQHQFVSLNCATVPENLIEADLFGYVKGAFPAASPDGRVGKFELANHGVIFLNEIGDMPLYLQTKLLRVLQDRRIVRIGSNQLIPIDVRVIAAANKDLKEMIADGKFREDLYYRLNVIPIHLLPLRRRLKDIPDLANLFASRYSSLFDKPRCRISPDCMKVLLHHPWYGNVRELENTVEFMVNMSDEEGILGINTLPRDFFADNSPAGKQSVLATAPEPADGEIIPLAELERQAVTHALELCGSSTQGKREAARRLGISLATLYRKADEFSL
- the dpaL gene encoding diaminopropionate ammonia-lyase, which produces MPAEIRLFQLQEAEATRAFHASFPVYRETPLVERRQTAEALGLGTVYVKDESFRFGLNAFKVLGGSFAIGNCIARRLGVHIRDLPYPAMVSTETREKLGSLTFVTATDGNHGRGVAWTARQLHQHAVVYMPKGSSPERLANIRAEGADATITDLNYDDAVRLAKRQAEEHGWIMVQDTAWPGYEDIPAWIMQGYGTMGYEAWKQLPQKPTHIFLQAGVGSMAGAITGFFTALYGKDRPIITIVEPNRANCLFRTAQADDGKLHFVSGDMNTIMAGLACGEPCTIGWNVLHACADHFISCPDYTAAKGMRILGCPFPGETPVVSGESGAAGFGCLAEMMTNPVLQPLRDALQLNRTSRVLCFSTEGDTDRANYRAVTWDGRYPSGPEDRTVTIQNKEDT
- a CDS encoding YgeY family selenium metabolism-linked hydrolase; the protein is MLNQERKQQVIDLCRGLIQKQSYSGHEDGVAQVLRENMQRMGFDSVTTDQYGNLIGCIKGKRPGKKILFDGHMDTVPVTNPAEWPFPPYAAEIHGGRIYGRGTSDMKGALAAMTCAAANFAEDCGRDFAGELYVAGVVHEECFEGVAARAISAAVHPDYVVIGEASQLNLKIGQRGRAEIVVETFGKPCHSANPEKGINAVYKMCRVIEAIRTLAPPHHPVLGPGILELTDVKSSPYPGASVVPEYCRATYDRRLLVGETKESVLAPIEALLDQMMTEDPQLKAKVSYAVGQETCYTGNKISGERFFPGWLYDENEPFVQAAYAQLKNMGYTPSITQYNFCTNGSHYAGEAGIPTLGLGPSQENLAHTMGEYIEIDQLTKVADCYYGLLKAWTK